Proteins from one Triticum aestivum cultivar Chinese Spring chromosome 7A, IWGSC CS RefSeq v2.1, whole genome shotgun sequence genomic window:
- the LOC123149007 gene encoding aspartic proteinase nepenthesin-2-like gives MPPKSLLALALLAILMLFSHGVTTLGSPQPLNGTGGSFSLKLIVNHQPAHYDLASLQRAKDQVKCRIKHQILPTSNEIRPFMCPPADMVYAVMVGVGTQTGFQNYQLALDMAVGLSWIQCWPCRPCRPQLSPVFDPTKSPTFQYISGNNGVWCRAPYRALPNGACGFRIAYRHTPEVSGYLARDTFSFPTRNNDFVPLEGIFFGCAHQTEGFDTHGALAGLLGLGIGVVGRPPTAFTKQVLPGHGGRFSYCPFVPGMSTYSYFRFGNDIPSNPPPNVSRQSTPVLAPLQNSEAYYIQLVGVSVGGSRVTRVTHHFFRRNAHGTGGCAIDIGTQMTAFVHSAYVYIEEAVLQHLRRHGAHIVQVEGHTCVRQPAPHQDVLPSMTLHFVNRSWLRIMPDQVFMKLVHGGHQYRCLGFVSDSDRTIIGAMQQINHRFIFDLRDTTPIMSFNPEDCHLDAAVFMGRDVLVQGLIRHIGDGRPCMNMFSKAPQATHTFIMKYVRELRDCKPKKTTVALEPRHQGRPRWIPPPLGMAKIRVDGAVAHDLNEGTFSAVFRDSAGTYMGSSVIRTRGISDPATLEAVACREALALATDLALSHVLVASECQGVIHDIKNNTGGVYASIIKEILETSRNFQHCSFIFEGRESNFEAHSLAKHTFGL, from the exons ATGCCGCCCAAATCACTTCTAGCACTAGCCCTCCTGGCCATCCTCATGCTATTCTCCCATGGTGTCACGACCTTGGGATCGCCACAGCCGCTCAACGGCACCGGCGGAAGTTTCAGCCTCAAGCTCATCGTCAACCACCAGCCGGCACACTATGACTTGGCGAGCCTCCAGCGTGCCAAGGACCAAGTAAAATGCAGGATCAAGCACCAGATCCTGCCAACGAGCAATGAGATACGGCCGTTCATGTGCCCACCGGCGGACATGGTGTACGCCGTCATGGTGGGCGTCGGAACGCAGACCGGGTTCCAGAACTACCAACTGGCGCTGGACATGGCGGTTGGACTGTCCTGGATACAGTGCTGGCCGTGCCGGCCATGTCGGCCGCAGCTAAGCCCGGTGTTCGACCCAACAAAGTCCCCGACCTTCCAATACATCTCGGGGAACAATGGCGTCTGGTGTCGTGCGCcctaccgagctttgccaaacgggGCTTGCGGGTTCCGCATTGCCTACCGGCACACCCCCGAGGTTTCGGGGTACCTCGCCAGGGACACCTTCTCCTTCCCCACCAGGAACAATGACTTCGTGCCACTGGAGGGCATCTTCTTCGGCTGCGCCCACCAGACTGAGGGCTTCGACACCCACGGCGCCCTCGCGGGTCTCCTCGGCTTGGGAATAGGAGTGGTGGGCAGGCCTCCGACCGCCTTCACGAAGCAGGTCCTTCCAGGCCATGGAGGTCGCTTCTCCTACTGCCCGTTCGTGCCCGGGATGAGCACGTACAGCTACTTTCGGTTTGGCAACGACATCCCAAGCAATCCACCGCCAAATGTGTCACGCCAGAGCACGCCAGTCCTTGCGCCACTCCAGAACAGCGAGGCGTACTACATCCAGCTCGTCGGGGTCAGCGTCGGCGGCAGCCGAGTGACTCGCGTCACGCACCATTTCTTTCGGCGCAACGCGCACGGGACGGGCGGGTGCGCGATCGACATCGGCACACAGATGACTGCGTTTGTGCACTCAGCGTACGTCTACatcgaggaggcggtgctgcaacaCCTGCGGCGCCACGGAGCACACATCGTGCAGGTGGAAGGCCACACGTGTGTCCGGCAGCCGGCGCCGCACCAAGATGTTCTCCCGAGCATGACACTGCATTTTGTGAACAGATCGTGGCTCCGGATCATGCCAGACCAGGTATTCATGAAGCTTGTCCATGGCGGCCACCAGTACCGGTGCCTTGGCTTTGTCTCGGACAGCGACAGGACGATCATCGGCGCCATGCAACAGATCAACCATCGCTTCATCTTCGACCTCCGTGATACCACACCCATCATGAGCTTTAATCCGGAGGACTGTCACCTCGATGCCGCCG TTTTTATGGGACGTGATGTCCTGGTACAGGGCCTCATCCGTCATATTGGAGACG GCAGGCCTTGCATGAACATGTTTTCCAAAGCCCCCCAAGCGACACACACCTTTATCATGAAGTACGTGAGGGAGCTAAGGGATTGTAAGCCAAAGAAGACCACGGTGGCCCTTGAGCCACGGCACCAAGGGCGGCCAAGGTGGATCCCTCCACCTCTTGGGATGGCGAAAATTAGAGTGGATGGTGCAGTTGCACATGATCTCAATGAAGGTACATTTAGTGCAGTTTTCAGGGATTCAGCCGGAACATATATGGGATCTTCAGTCATCCGGACTAGGGGAATTTCTGACCCAGCCACTCTGGAGGCAGTAGCGTGTCGTGAAGCTCTGGCGCTAGCCACGGATCTTGCGCTATCACATGTCCTGGTGGCCTCGGAATGCCAAGGTGTGATTCATGATATCAAGAACAATACTGGAGGAGTTTATGCAAGCATTATCAAAGAGATTTTGGAAACATCTAGGAATTTTCAGCATTGTTCTTTCATCTTCGAAGGACGAGAATCTAATTTCGAGGCACATAGCCTCGCTAAACATACTTTTGGTCTGTAG